In a genomic window of Blastocatellia bacterium:
- a CDS encoding fumarylacetoacetate hydrolase family protein produces MKIYRVKDGVIIQDGTSAYSFETDWDELINREDLSGYLHNLLGTAGLPSVGSDFSEKILPPIVSQEVWAAGVTYYRSRAARIEESQDAGGGDFYDRVYMAERPELFFKATAHRVAGHGGAVRIRQDSHWNVPEPELTLVVTRTGKIVGYTIGNDMSSRDIEGANPLYLPQAKVYDRSCALGPCILVAEERLPAATETKLRIGRAGRTVFAGETTLAQLKRTPESLVEFLFRDNSFPQGCFLLTGTGIVPPDDFTLQPGDEISITIEPIGTLASVVE; encoded by the coding sequence GTGAAAATCTACCGAGTAAAAGATGGCGTCATCATTCAAGACGGCACGAGTGCTTACTCATTCGAGACTGACTGGGACGAGCTAATCAACCGCGAAGACCTCTCCGGTTACTTGCACAATCTACTCGGCACTGCCGGCTTGCCTTCAGTGGGCAGCGATTTCAGCGAAAAGATTCTGCCGCCGATTGTCAGCCAGGAAGTCTGGGCGGCGGGTGTCACTTACTACCGAAGCCGCGCGGCGCGCATTGAGGAATCGCAAGATGCGGGCGGCGGCGACTTCTACGACCGCGTCTACATGGCGGAGCGCCCGGAGCTCTTCTTCAAGGCGACCGCGCACCGTGTCGCAGGCCACGGCGGGGCTGTGCGCATACGCCAGGATTCACACTGGAACGTGCCCGAACCGGAACTCACGCTCGTCGTCACGCGCACGGGTAAGATCGTCGGCTACACCATCGGCAACGACATGAGTTCGCGCGACATAGAGGGCGCGAACCCGCTCTACCTGCCGCAGGCCAAAGTCTATGACCGTAGCTGCGCGCTCGGCCCTTGCATCCTCGTCGCGGAAGAACGGCTTCCCGCCGCGACCGAAACCAAGCTGCGCATCGGGCGCGCAGGCCGTACGGTCTTCGCGGGGGAGACGACGCTCGCGCAGCTCAAGCGCACGCCTGAGTCGCTGGTCGAATTTCTCTTTCGCGACAACTCGTTCCCGCAAGGCTGCTTCCTGCTGACGGGTACGGGTATCGTCCCGCCCGACGATTTCACTTTGCAGCCGGGCGACGAGATCAGCATCACCATCGAACCCATCGGCACGCTCGCGAGCGTCGTCGAATAG
- a CDS encoding glycoside hydrolase family 43 protein: MSGSVTVIQNPILRGFNPDPSIVRVGDDYYIATSTFEWFPGVQIHHSRDLIHWRLLTRPLCRPSQLNMIGDPDSCGVWAPCLSYDGELFYLIYTDVKRYGRTSATGSVGAGLRDMHNYLVTSPAIDGEWSDPVYLNSSGFDPSLFHDTDGRKYLVNMLWDHRPGKNRFGGIVLEEYSTAEHQLIGERHNIFTGTAIGFTEAPHLYKRNGYYYLITAEGGTGWGHAVTMARSRELLGPYELHPDTYILTARNRPDAELQRAGHADLVETQHGDTYMVYLCGRPLRNRGRCVLGRETAIQRMRWGADDWLYTEDGDAFPQRETAAPDLPPHTLTPAPARKDFDVPVLPIEFQWLRSPWPDELFSLTARPGYLRLFGRETTGSLFRQSLVARRQQAHCYSAATVVEFEPQHYQQQAGLICYYNGSKFHYLYVSTDETGGKHLRVMTCHPELPDTFTTPIPIASGIPVHLRVEVDYERLRFAFRVGGDEWQWLLEQFDASILSDEAGPPTVPNFTGAFVGMCCQDLAGTGRPADFDYFEYREREFSAALLP; the protein is encoded by the coding sequence ATGAGTGGCTCGGTTACCGTGATCCAAAACCCCATCCTGCGCGGATTCAATCCCGACCCTTCGATTGTGCGCGTCGGCGACGATTACTACATCGCCACCTCGACCTTTGAATGGTTCCCCGGCGTGCAGATTCATCACTCGCGTGACCTCATACACTGGCGATTGCTGACGCGCCCGCTCTGCCGTCCGAGCCAGTTGAATATGATCGGCGACCCGGACTCCTGCGGCGTATGGGCGCCATGTTTGTCATATGATGGTGAGTTATTTTACCTGATCTACACCGACGTCAAACGCTACGGGCGCACATCCGCTACGGGCAGCGTCGGCGCGGGCTTGCGCGACATGCACAACTACCTGGTGACCTCTCCGGCGATTGACGGCGAGTGGTCGGACCCTGTCTATCTGAACAGCAGCGGCTTCGACCCGTCGTTGTTTCACGATACGGACGGGCGAAAATATTTGGTGAACATGCTCTGGGATCACCGACCCGGCAAGAACCGGTTCGGCGGCATCGTGCTCGAAGAGTACTCGACCGCCGAACATCAGTTGATCGGCGAGCGGCACAACATCTTCACAGGGACAGCTATCGGCTTCACCGAAGCGCCGCACCTCTACAAACGTAACGGGTATTACTACCTGATCACAGCCGAGGGCGGCACAGGCTGGGGACACGCAGTGACGATGGCGCGTTCGCGCGAATTGCTGGGGCCATATGAGCTGCACCCCGATACGTACATCCTGACGGCGCGCAACCGACCGGATGCGGAACTGCAACGGGCAGGGCACGCCGACCTCGTCGAGACGCAGCACGGCGACACCTACATGGTTTATCTCTGCGGTCGCCCGCTGCGCAATCGCGGGCGCTGCGTGCTAGGTCGCGAGACAGCCATTCAACGCATGCGATGGGGCGCGGACGACTGGCTCTACACAGAGGACGGCGACGCCTTCCCGCAACGCGAAACCGCCGCGCCTGATTTACCGCCGCACACGCTTACGCCCGCGCCGGCGCGCAAAGATTTCGACGTCCCCGTGCTACCCATCGAGTTTCAATGGCTGCGCTCGCCCTGGCCGGATGAGCTGTTCAGCCTGACGGCGCGGCCCGGCTACTTGCGTTTGTTCGGGCGCGAGACGACCGGCAGCCTCTTCCGCCAATCCCTTGTCGCGCGGCGGCAACAAGCCCACTGCTACAGCGCCGCGACGGTCGTCGAGTTCGAGCCGCAACACTACCAGCAACAGGCCGGGCTTATCTGCTACTACAACGGCTCCAAGTTCCATTACCTTTACGTCTCGACGGATGAGACGGGCGGCAAGCACCTCCGCGTAATGACGTGCCACCCGGAGTTGCCAGACACATTCACCACGCCGATTCCCATTGCCTCAGGCATACCCGTCCATCTGCGTGTAGAGGTGGATTACGAGCGGCTGCGCTTCGCCTTTCGCGTCGGCGGCGATGAGTGGCAGTGGCTGCTGGAGCAGTTCGACGCGAGTATCTTGTCGGATGAAGCCGGCCCACCCACGGTCCCGAATTTCACCGGCGCGTTTGTCGGGATGTGCTGTCAGGACTTGGCCGGCACAGGGCGTCCGGCGGACTTCGACTACTTTGAATATCGCGAGCGTGAATTCTCCGCCGCGCTTCTGCCTTAG
- a CDS encoding carboxypeptidase regulatory-like domain-containing protein → MKMRMRSVLLMLGSVAMLCVLAATSKAQTSGEITGLVTDSSGAAVTGATVTVTNKATGATRKATTNSEGLYTFPSLLPGDYELKVEQTGFKVARLDDIKLEVQQTARLDVTMEVGAVGEMVTISGSGVLLNTENSTVGTVIENKMVTELPLNGRQYLNLVALSPNANVLAPAAGQAGARQGGERAQQAISAGGQRIFFDYYTLDGVNNMDVNFNTYVALPSIDAIQEFKVQIGVYPAEYGHQSTQVNVLTKSGGNAYHGALFEFLRNDALDAKQYQFTTAKPKNPFKWNDFGYEFDGPVRIPRLFNGQDRLFFMSNYEALRRRQSVLNTFTVPTSRMFAGDFSELLPSTIIYDPNTGQPFPGNIIPTNRLDPISLKFLKYYNSASVLRTNNYAQTSSQPFNRDGFVLRLDFIESPKSQWMGRYNWGDENTSAQGLNLAGTKVLTNYEQYTGSNTRTLTPNLVNDARFGYTRFFNSLGTLSAGSLDVISDIGIPNQNPGDPITWGIPNVVFNGGGFTAIGDANDGPFAIDNNSLQFVDKLSWIHGKHTFAFGGEYSRQNFNQVGNQFSRGVFTFQAGATKNPVNGTGGFSFAEFLLGKLFVSTNAAAVANAKFQRNVFHTFIDDTWKVTPKLTLSLGLRYELTPPFTNTLGNYFTVKIPKIEFIANAPQADWPFFVRQGDGCTDPYKGLAIHWTSTKAVCGGGLNNNLRQTKYKNFAPRIGIAYALNDKTVIRTGFGIFYMQDIANAEYFDMARNIAARVDLTTTPALPITWNNAIPGGGGTVVQVPPPFAWAVAYDHATPYTMQYLLSVQRQLGNNWLVEVGYLGSQSRHLYGFQNINQALPGPLSSINSRRPFANFGVLSYVNDGFNASYNAGSVKLTRRFGQGLSLNTNYTYAKSIDNASGTRTQGLDTLFPQDSSCLACERGLSSFDVRHRWVLGAVYELPIGKGKPLGINNSIADAFVGGWQLSTNTTIQSGVPQTLTIGINNAGTNNPLPDRPSYSGVGNGYAASRTPTRWLDPASFIVSPAGTFGNVGRNTILTPHFQSIDMALGKYFHMPYSEHHALQFRLEAFNVFNHPVWGAPNGNILAGPAFPGAPANAAHQGFGVISSTAIPMRQIQLGLKYSF, encoded by the coding sequence ATGAAAATGAGAATGCGTTCTGTACTTCTTATGCTAGGCAGTGTGGCGATGCTCTGCGTTTTGGCCGCCACTAGCAAGGCGCAGACCAGCGGTGAGATCACCGGTCTGGTAACGGATTCATCGGGCGCGGCGGTGACGGGCGCTACCGTGACGGTCACCAACAAAGCGACTGGCGCGACGCGCAAAGCGACGACCAACAGCGAAGGACTTTATACCTTCCCATCGCTGCTGCCCGGCGACTACGAATTGAAAGTCGAGCAAACCGGCTTCAAGGTGGCGCGGCTCGATGACATCAAGCTCGAAGTTCAGCAGACGGCGCGACTGGATGTGACGATGGAAGTCGGCGCGGTCGGCGAGATGGTGACGATTAGCGGCAGTGGCGTGCTGCTCAACACCGAAAACTCGACAGTCGGCACCGTGATTGAAAACAAGATGGTGACGGAATTGCCGCTGAATGGTCGGCAATATCTGAATCTCGTCGCGCTTTCGCCCAACGCCAACGTGCTGGCGCCTGCCGCGGGGCAAGCGGGCGCCCGTCAGGGCGGCGAGCGCGCCCAGCAAGCGATCTCCGCCGGCGGGCAGCGCATCTTCTTCGATTACTACACGCTCGACGGCGTCAACAACATGGACGTGAACTTCAACACCTACGTCGCCCTGCCGTCCATTGACGCGATTCAGGAGTTCAAGGTTCAAATCGGTGTTTATCCGGCGGAGTATGGGCACCAGAGCACGCAAGTGAACGTGCTCACCAAGTCGGGGGGCAACGCCTACCACGGCGCGCTCTTTGAATTTCTGCGCAACGACGCGCTGGACGCCAAGCAGTACCAGTTCACCACCGCCAAGCCGAAGAATCCGTTCAAGTGGAATGACTTCGGCTACGAGTTTGACGGGCCTGTGCGCATCCCCCGCCTCTTCAACGGGCAGGACAGACTATTTTTTATGTCCAACTACGAGGCGCTGCGCCGCCGGCAGAGCGTGTTGAACACCTTTACCGTACCGACGTCCAGGATGTTTGCCGGCGACTTCAGCGAGTTGCTGCCCTCGACGATCATTTACGATCCGAACACGGGACAGCCTTTTCCGGGCAACATCATTCCCACGAACCGGCTCGACCCGATCTCGCTGAAGTTTTTGAAATACTACAATTCCGCCAGTGTGCTCAGAACCAACAACTACGCGCAGACCAGTTCGCAACCCTTCAACCGGGACGGCTTTGTTCTCAGACTCGATTTCATCGAGTCGCCGAAGTCGCAATGGATGGGCCGGTACAACTGGGGCGACGAAAACACCTCCGCGCAAGGTCTCAATCTCGCGGGGACGAAGGTGCTGACCAACTACGAACAATACACAGGGTCCAACACGCGGACCTTGACTCCCAACCTCGTCAACGACGCACGGTTCGGCTATACGCGTTTCTTCAACTCGCTTGGCACCCTGAGCGCCGGCAGTCTGGATGTAATTTCCGACATCGGCATTCCGAACCAGAATCCCGGCGATCCGATCACCTGGGGGATTCCGAACGTTGTATTTAACGGGGGCGGGTTCACCGCAATCGGCGACGCCAACGACGGCCCATTCGCAATTGACAACAATAGTCTGCAATTCGTTGATAAGTTGTCGTGGATACATGGCAAGCACACCTTCGCCTTCGGGGGCGAGTACAGCCGGCAAAACTTCAATCAGGTGGGCAACCAGTTCTCACGCGGCGTGTTTACCTTCCAAGCGGGCGCGACAAAGAATCCTGTGAATGGAACCGGCGGCTTCTCCTTCGCCGAATTCCTGCTCGGGAAACTCTTCGTATCGACCAATGCGGCTGCGGTCGCCAATGCGAAATTCCAGCGCAACGTCTTCCACACGTTTATTGACGACACCTGGAAGGTCACTCCCAAGCTGACACTGTCGCTGGGCTTGCGATACGAATTGACGCCGCCCTTCACCAATACGCTGGGCAACTATTTCACGGTGAAGATACCGAAGATCGAGTTTATTGCTAATGCTCCGCAAGCCGACTGGCCATTCTTCGTGCGGCAGGGCGATGGCTGCACGGATCCGTATAAGGGCCTGGCTATCCATTGGACCAGCACGAAGGCGGTCTGTGGCGGCGGTCTGAACAACAACCTCCGACAGACCAAATACAAGAACTTCGCGCCGCGCATCGGCATCGCCTACGCGCTCAATGACAAGACCGTGATCCGTACCGGCTTTGGCATCTTCTACATGCAGGACATCGCCAATGCCGAGTACTTCGACATGGCCCGCAATATCGCGGCCCGCGTCGATCTCACCACGACGCCCGCACTTCCGATAACCTGGAACAATGCGATTCCCGGCGGCGGCGGCACCGTCGTTCAGGTGCCGCCGCCGTTTGCGTGGGCAGTCGCTTACGACCACGCGACGCCTTACACCATGCAGTACCTGTTGAGCGTGCAACGGCAGCTCGGCAACAACTGGCTAGTGGAAGTGGGCTATCTGGGGTCGCAAAGCCGGCACCTCTACGGCTTCCAAAACATCAACCAGGCGCTGCCGGGCCCCTTAAGTAGCATCAACTCGCGCCGACCGTTTGCCAACTTCGGGGTGCTCTCCTATGTCAATGATGGGTTCAACGCCAGCTACAACGCCGGCAGCGTGAAGCTCACACGGCGCTTCGGCCAGGGGCTTAGCTTGAACACGAATTACACCTATGCCAAGTCGATTGACAATGCCAGCGGCACCCGCACACAGGGCCTCGACACACTCTTCCCGCAAGACAGCAGTTGCCTGGCTTGCGAGCGCGGGCTGTCGTCGTTCGATGTTCGCCATCGCTGGGTTCTCGGCGCCGTCTATGAACTGCCGATAGGCAAAGGCAAGCCGCTGGGCATCAACAACTCAATCGCCGACGCGTTTGTCGGCGGCTGGCAGTTGAGCACGAACACGACGATCCAGAGCGGCGTTCCGCAGACCCTCACCATAGGCATCAACAATGCCGGCACCAACAATCCATTACCAGATCGCCCCAGCTACTCAGGCGTAGGCAATGGCTATGCGGCGAGCCGCACCCCCACACGTTGGCTAGACCCTGCCTCCTTCATCGTGTCGCCCGCCGGCACCTTTGGCAATGTCGGGCGCAATACCATACTCACGCCGCATTTCCAGTCGATTGACATGGCGTTGGGGAAATACTTCCACATGCCTTACAGCGAACACCATGCCCTACAGTTCCGGCTCGAAGCGTTCAACGTCTTCAACCACCCTGTGTGGGGCGCGCCGAACGGAAACATTCTGGCGGGGCCGGCATTTCCGGGAGCGCCCGCCAATGCCGCGCATCAGGGCTTCGGCGTCATCAGCTCAACGGCCATACCGATGCGCCAGATTCAACTGGGGCTGAAGTATTCGTTCTGA
- a CDS encoding VOC family protein, translating to MKQITNGDLKLEAVVIPVSDVDRAKEFYGNLGWRLDADFAFDNGLRVLQFTPPNSACSIQFGSNVTSAAPGSAQGFYLIVSDIESARNELASHGVDVSEVFHAGTPGAQFQSGSSGRISGPAPDHESYRSFATFSDPDGNGWLLQEVTTRLPGREWEETRAEATDVATLAELLHETEEHHGQFEKTHAEHRWSDWYAPYLSARQQGSSPEQAAAAADRYAEEVLHILPR from the coding sequence ACAAATCACTAACGGCGACTTGAAGCTAGAGGCGGTCGTCATCCCTGTTTCGGACGTTGACCGCGCAAAGGAGTTCTACGGAAACCTTGGTTGGCGACTCGACGCCGACTTCGCCTTCGATAACGGCCTCCGTGTCTTGCAGTTCACGCCGCCCAACTCGGCTTGCTCGATCCAATTCGGCAGCAACGTCACCTCGGCTGCGCCCGGCTCGGCCCAGGGCTTCTATCTGATCGTTTCTGACATCGAGTCTGCACGCAACGAACTCGCGAGCCACGGGGTCGATGTTAGCGAAGTATTTCACGCCGGGACGCCCGGCGCGCAGTTCCAGTCCGGCAGCAGCGGGCGCATCAGCGGGCCTGCGCCCGATCATGAGAGCTACCGCTCGTTCGCCACATTCAGTGACCCGGATGGAAATGGCTGGCTGCTCCAGGAGGTCACGACGCGGCTTCCGGGCCGCGAGTGGGAGGAGACGCGAGCCGAAGCTACGGATGTCGCAACCCTTGCAGAGCTTCTTCACGAGACAGAGGAGCACCACGGCCAATTCGAGAAGACGCATGCCGAGCACCGTTGGTCGGACTGGTACGCGCCCTACCTGAGCGCGCGCCAGCAGGGGAGCAGTCCGGAGCAGGCCGCCGCCGCAGCCGACCGCTACGCGGAGGAGGTCCTTCACATTCTTCCCCGATGA
- a CDS encoding MFS transporter, with translation MSKLRGLRWWMIGLIMLGSVINYLTRSTLSVAAPTLLEDLKIGTEQYSWVVGTFQGAIMLQPLCGYVLDVIGLKRGYALFAAAWSLISMGHGLAHNWQTLAGLRGLLGLAEGSANPAGMKATAEWFPANERGLAGGVYNIGASFGSMLAPPLVAWAILQYNWQSAFVMTGALGLVWVAVWLWLYHPPEKHPSLSSAEFDYIAAGQEKHLQHDGTRPAMLALLRRRNFWGIALPRFLADPAWGTLTFWMPLYLAQTRGWDLKQIALFAWLPFLAADIGCVFGGTFSLWLQKYWRISLIDARRAAFTLGAVMMLGVGFVGFVQSPYAAIALLSLAGFAHQTLSVTVITMSSDLFKKNEVATVAGMAGTFGNAGLLIFSLLIGALVTKIGYAPFFICLGLLDVIGAVILWTVVRTDVKAAEAVGEAAEAVGI, from the coding sequence ATGTCTAAACTAAGAGGACTGCGGTGGTGGATGATCGGGCTGATTATGCTCGGCTCGGTCATCAACTACTTGACGCGCAGCACGCTCTCGGTCGCCGCGCCGACGCTGCTCGAAGACCTGAAGATCGGCACTGAGCAGTATTCCTGGGTCGTCGGCACGTTTCAAGGCGCGATCATGCTGCAACCGCTCTGCGGTTACGTGCTTGATGTAATTGGGCTGAAGCGTGGCTACGCGCTATTCGCTGCCGCCTGGTCGCTCATCAGCATGGGGCACGGACTGGCGCACAACTGGCAAACGCTCGCCGGCCTGCGCGGGCTGCTGGGGTTGGCCGAAGGCTCGGCGAACCCCGCTGGGATGAAGGCAACGGCGGAGTGGTTCCCTGCCAATGAGCGCGGGCTCGCAGGCGGCGTCTACAACATCGGCGCTTCGTTCGGCTCGATGCTCGCGCCGCCGCTGGTCGCGTGGGCGATCTTGCAATATAACTGGCAATCGGCCTTCGTGATGACAGGGGCGTTGGGCTTGGTCTGGGTAGCCGTGTGGCTGTGGCTCTATCACCCACCGGAGAAACACCCCTCGCTTTCCTCAGCCGAGTTCGACTACATCGCCGCCGGGCAGGAGAAGCATTTGCAGCACGACGGCACGCGGCCCGCGATGCTCGCGCTGCTCAGGCGGCGAAATTTCTGGGGCATCGCGCTGCCGCGTTTTCTAGCTGACCCGGCCTGGGGAACGCTGACATTCTGGATGCCGCTCTACCTCGCGCAGACGCGCGGCTGGGATTTGAAGCAGATCGCGCTCTTCGCGTGGCTGCCGTTTCTGGCGGCAGACATCGGCTGCGTTTTTGGCGGCACGTTCAGCCTGTGGTTGCAAAAGTACTGGCGCATCAGCCTCATTGACGCGCGGCGCGCGGCCTTCACGCTCGGCGCTGTTATGATGCTTGGTGTCGGCTTCGTCGGCTTTGTACAAAGCCCATATGCCGCGATTGCGCTACTTAGCCTCGCCGGCTTCGCCCATCAGACGTTGTCCGTAACCGTGATCACGATGTCGTCGGATCTGTTCAAGAAGAACGAAGTCGCGACGGTCGCAGGGATGGCGGGCACGTTCGGCAACGCCGGGCTGCTGATCTTTTCGCTGCTGATCGGCGCGCTGGTGACGAAGATCGGCTACGCGCCGTTTTTCATTTGTCTCGGCTTGCTTGATGTCATCGGCGCGGTGATCTTGTGGACCGTGGTCAGAACGGATGTGAAGGCAGCCGAAGCGGTCGGGGAAGCAGCCGAAGCGGTCGGGATTTGA
- a CDS encoding alcohol dehydrogenase has product MKVAQVPTPGADFQIVEREIPTPDAGQVRIKVQACGVCHSDVLTKDGGLPGIQYPRVPGHEVVGIIDEVGAGVSEWTVGQRVGVGWHGGYDGTCSACRRGDFINCRNMKIAGISYDGGYQEYMIAPAEALAAIPESLSDTEAAPLLCAGVTTFNALRHSGASPGDLVAVQGIGGLGHLGIQFANKFGYRVAAIGRGPENAALAKQLGAAVYIDSRAANAAEELQKLGGAKVILATAPSSKAMSEVIDGLGPNGKLMVVGADFTPIEVTPPQLIFGSRTIQGWASGTPMDSEDTLRFAELTGVRPMIETYPLERAAEAYARMLSGDAQFRVVLTM; this is encoded by the coding sequence ATGAAGGTGGCGCAGGTTCCTACGCCGGGAGCCGATTTCCAGATCGTCGAACGCGAGATTCCCACCCCCGACGCGGGACAGGTGCGCATCAAGGTGCAGGCATGCGGCGTCTGCCACAGCGATGTGCTCACGAAGGACGGCGGGTTGCCTGGCATTCAGTATCCCCGCGTGCCGGGACACGAAGTCGTGGGCATCATTGATGAAGTAGGTGCCGGCGTTTCCGAGTGGACAGTGGGACAGCGCGTCGGCGTCGGCTGGCATGGCGGCTACGACGGCACGTGCAGCGCGTGTCGGCGCGGAGATTTTATCAATTGCCGGAATATGAAAATTGCGGGCATCAGCTATGACGGCGGCTATCAGGAGTACATGATCGCTCCCGCTGAAGCTCTGGCGGCGATACCGGAAAGTCTGAGCGACACAGAAGCCGCGCCGCTGCTCTGCGCAGGGGTCACCACCTTCAACGCGCTGCGACACAGCGGCGCGTCGCCGGGCGATTTGGTGGCGGTACAGGGCATCGGTGGCTTGGGCCATCTCGGCATTCAATTCGCCAACAAATTCGGCTACAGGGTCGCGGCCATCGGGCGTGGGCCGGAAAACGCCGCGCTCGCAAAGCAACTCGGAGCGGCTGTGTATATAGACAGCCGGGCGGCGAACGCGGCAGAGGAGCTGCAAAAGCTGGGCGGCGCAAAGGTAATTCTGGCGACGGCGCCAAGCTCGAAAGCAATGTCTGAGGTGATTGACGGTCTTGGGCCGAACGGCAAGCTAATGGTCGTGGGCGCGGACTTCACACCGATTGAAGTCACGCCGCCACAGCTCATTTTTGGAAGTCGAACGATTCAGGGCTGGGCCTCGGGGACACCGATGGATTCTGAGGATACCCTCCGCTTCGCCGAACTGACCGGCGTTCGCCCGATGATTGAAACCTATCCGCTGGAAAGGGCGGCGGAGGCTTACGCGCGGATGCTGAGCGGTGACGCGCAGTTCCGCGTCGTGCTAACGATGTGA
- the bla gene encoding subclass B3 metallo-beta-lactamase encodes MKKILTLAIFILVISITGAPSAQSPADWTEPFPPFKIAGNLYYVGSRGLANYLITTPQGHILINSDLEENVPLIRASVERLGFKFTDIKVLLISHAHWDHDAASDTIKKLTGAKYMVMDTDVPVVESGGKADFQYGNDATTFYKPTKVDRVLHDGDEVKLGNTVLMAHLTPGHTKGCTTWTMKVQEAGKTYNVVIIGSPNVNPGYRLVNNSAYPQIAADYEKTFRVLKSLPCDIFLGAHGNYFDLETKYARLKEVGLAAFVDPVGYKNYVADREETFKVELAKQRAALPR; translated from the coding sequence ATGAAAAAAATCCTGACGCTAGCCATCTTCATCCTGGTGATAAGCATAACTGGCGCTCCGTCTGCCCAGTCCCCTGCTGATTGGACCGAACCATTTCCGCCCTTCAAGATCGCCGGGAATCTCTACTATGTTGGAAGCCGTGGCCTCGCCAACTATCTGATCACGACGCCGCAGGGACACATCCTGATCAACAGCGATCTTGAGGAGAACGTCCCGCTTATCCGCGCGAGCGTCGAGAGGCTCGGATTCAAGTTCACAGACATCAAGGTCCTGCTCATCAGCCACGCGCACTGGGATCACGACGCTGCGAGCGACACCATCAAGAAGCTGACCGGCGCGAAGTACATGGTTATGGATACGGACGTGCCGGTCGTTGAATCGGGCGGCAAGGCGGACTTTCAGTATGGCAACGATGCAACGACCTTCTACAAGCCCACGAAGGTAGATCGCGTGCTGCACGATGGCGATGAGGTCAAGCTAGGGAACACCGTACTGATGGCGCACCTCACGCCCGGCCACACGAAGGGTTGTACGACATGGACGATGAAGGTGCAGGAGGCAGGTAAGACCTACAACGTTGTGATCATCGGCAGTCCCAACGTGAATCCCGGCTACCGGCTGGTGAACAACTCGGCCTATCCGCAGATTGCGGCGGATTACGAAAAGACCTTCCGCGTCTTGAAGTCCTTGCCGTGTGACATTTTTCTCGGTGCGCATGGCAACTACTTCGATCTCGAAACGAAATACGCGCGGCTGAAAGAGGTCGGCCTTGCCGCCTTCGTTGATCCTGTGGGCTACAAGAATTACGTGGCCGACAGAGAAGAAACTTTCAAGGTCGAACTCGCAAAGCAAAGAGCCGCTCTGCCAAGATGA
- a CDS encoding redoxin domain-containing protein produces the protein MRSDIVPGAVFPDYELPDHTTKRRKLSELQGQEPMVLVLSRGGFCPKDRRQHEGLVQLHREIEVGYCRLVTISTDNITETNEYRSGVGAHWPFLSDAGRTIQKDLDIAEYTDPLHNPMIPHTIVLEPGLVIYKIYMGYWFFGRPTVEELRQDLRAVLKKCRPDWDITTPELKAAWQEGHKELFYPYGKSYVQTLNE, from the coding sequence ATGCGATCTGACATAGTTCCAGGGGCCGTCTTTCCTGACTACGAGCTTCCCGATCACACCACGAAACGCCGGAAGCTCTCCGAACTCCAAGGTCAAGAGCCAATGGTGCTCGTCCTCAGCCGCGGCGGCTTCTGCCCCAAAGACCGCCGCCAGCATGAAGGATTGGTTCAACTCCATCGTGAGATCGAGGTCGGCTATTGCCGGCTAGTCACGATCAGCACCGACAACATCACCGAGACGAATGAATATCGCAGCGGCGTCGGCGCCCACTGGCCTTTCCTCTCTGATGCAGGGCGCACCATCCAAAAAGACCTCGACATCGCCGAATACACAGACCCGCTGCACAATCCAATGATCCCGCACACGATTGTCCTCGAACCGGGTCTGGTCATTTACAAAATCTACATGGGCTATTGGTTCTTCGGGCGGCCCACGGTGGAAGAACTGCGCCAGGACCTGCGCGCCGTGCTCAAGAAATGCCGACCCGATTGGGACATCACAACGCCCGAGCTGAAAGCGGCGTGGCAGGAAGGTCACAAGGAACTCTTCTACCCGTATGGCAAAAGCTATGTCCAAACTCTCAATGAATAG